One window of Nicotiana tomentosiformis chromosome 11, ASM39032v3, whole genome shotgun sequence genomic DNA carries:
- the LOC104115661 gene encoding protein MET1, chloroplastic, whose protein sequence is MASTTSSYTSLCSLLKLNQTKQNPSSCSLLKVKNHLPVFRSFCSSHLGKASILVVKAQAAKAEGGKEEEEEKYEEYEVEIVQPYGLKFTKGRDGGTYIDAIAPGGFADKTGMFSVGDKVLATSAVFGEEIWPAAEYGRTMYTIRQRIGPLLMKMQKRYGKVEEAGELTEKEIIRAERNAGFISDRVREIQLTNARRKKEQKEQREKDLREGLQLSKNGKYEEALEKFESVLGSRPTGNEAAVASYNVACCYSKLNQLQAGLSALEDAMDAGFEDFKRIRTDPDLANLRTSADFESLMKKFDESFINENAINAIKSLFGFNKK, encoded by the exons ATGGCTTCTACCACTAGCAGCTACACCTCACTCTGTTCTTTgctcaagctcaatcaaaccaaGCAAAACCCATCTTCCTGTTCTTTGCTTAAGGTCAAGAATCATCTGCCAGTTTTTAGGAGTTTCTGCAGTAGCCATTTGGGAAAAGCTTCAATCTTGGTGGTTAAAGCTCAGGCTGCAAAAGCAGAGGGGGgaaaagaagaggaggaagagaAGTACGAAGAGTATGAAGTAGAGATTGTGCAGCCTTACGGGCTGAAATTTACCAAAGGCAGAGATGGGGGTACTTACATTGACGCCATTGCCCCTGGAGGTTTTGCTGACAAGACTGGCATGTTCTCTGTCGGAGATAAAGTCCTTGCCACCAG TGCAGTGTTTGGAGAAGAAATATGGCCCGCTgctgaatatggaagaacaatgTACACTATCAGACAGAGAATTGGACCTTTGCTCATGAAGATGCAAAAGAGATATG GGAAGGTGGAAGAAGCAGGTGAATTGACAGAAAAGGAAATTATCAGAGCAGAAAGGAATGCTGGTTTCATTAGTGATAGAGTTAGGGAGATTCAA TTGACAAATGCTCGGAGGAAGAAAGAGCAAAAGGAGCAAAGAGAAAAGGATCTTCGTGAAGGACTGCAACTCTCTAA GAATGGCAAATATGAAGAAGCACTAGAAAAATTTGAGTCTGTGTTAGGATCAAGACCAACTGGAAATGAAGCTGCTGTGGCAAGTTACAATGTTGCCTGTTGTTATTCCAAGCTTAATCAG CTTCAAGCAGGGTTATCTGCCTTGGAGGATGCAATGGATGCAGGATTTGAAGATTTTAAG AGAATCAGGACAGACCCTGATCTTGCCAATCTAAGGACGTCTGCGGATTTTGAGTCTCTCATGAAGAAGTTCGATGAATCTTTCATTAACGAGAATGCCATCAATGCGATTAAGTCCCTGTTTGGCTTCAACAAGAAATAG